DNA sequence from the Nodosilinea sp. FACHB-141 genome:
GGAGCCTGGGGAGTCTTCAGGTCATCGGTGCGCTGGCCGCGAAAGCCAACCAAGTTGAGGGCAACATCCATCAGCCCCGGCGACAACCGCTGGCCCCAGTCGAGCAGGCGACCGACATCCCCCACGATGTAGTCGCGGATTGGGTGCTCAGCAGCGTAGAGAATGGCATCGGTGACTAGGCTCGGGTCGTAGTAGGGCGGAATGCCTGTGGGCTTAACGCCGACTTTGGTGCGCATGTGGTTGTAGAAGGGGGTGTTGATCACCGCTGGCTTAATGCTGGTGACATTGATGGTAGACCCCTCGTGCTCTAGCTCTACCCGCAGCGATTCGAGAAAGCCCTCTAGCCCGTGTTTAGCCGTTGAATAGGCGCTCTGCAACGGCAGAGCCCGCCGCCCTTCCATGGACGAAATCGCAATCAACGAACCTCGTCCCGCTTGTTTAAGGTGGGGCAGGGCCACCTTGGCCCCGTAGACCTGACCCATCAGGGTAACGTCAATCACCCGACGAAATTCTTCAATGGTCATGGTCTCGAAGGGGGCGAGGATGCCGGCGGCGGCGCAGTGCACCCAGGTGTCGATGCGGCCAAAACTAGCGATCGCAGCATCGGCGATCGCGCTGACCTGCTCAAATTGGGAGACATCGGCTGTGACGGCGATTGCCTCTCCGCCCAGCTGCTGAATTTCTTTTACCAGCGACGCTAAGCCGCTCTCGTTGCGTGCGGCTACGACGACTTTGGCGCCTCGCTGGCTCAATTTCAGAGCGGCATCGCGACCGATACCGCTAGAGGCCCCCACTACAACGACAACCTGCTGATTAAGTGGTTTAAGGTCCATGAAAAATCTCTAAAATCCTTAAGTTAGGGCCTCGGACAAAATCTTGAAGTCAACCACCCCCAACGCCAAAAGAGGCAACGTTATCAAACCAAACGGGGTTTGCCCCAACAGGTTTGGGGGCAGTCAAACTAAGCTCGAAATCAAATCAATACGCTGTTAGGAAACGTGGGTTTCACCCGGACCCACAATCCCCACCTTGTGGCGAAACATCAGCTCGCCACCAAACCAACCGCTGGCCAGCAACAGCACCGACACCACCCAGGACAAGATTAGTCCGGTTGGCAAAATGCTTGTCTCTGGGTTGGCTAATCGCAGGGCAAAATTGCCGATGCTCAGCACCAGCACTGCTACATTAAGTCCCATGTGCAACCAGCCGGCCTGACGCTTGCGCGCTCTGGGAATGCGGACGAAGTCAAACATGCCGGTTATGGCAGCGGCAACTCCAGACAGTATCCCCACACCCAATAGCCAAATCGAGGCCTGAGCCCAAAATTCACCTTTGGTTAGCCAGTAGCCCAAATCAGTACCAGCCACGCCGCTGAGAAATGCGACCGGAAAAATGACAATAATTGGATGAATGGGGTGGCCCAAAATAGCTACAGTGCTGGTGATGCCAGTGCCGTGATATTCTGTGGCACGGCTGTCAATCAGGGGTGGAATATTGGGATAGGGAACGTCACCGCCCTGCCGCTCTTGTTGAGTTTCTCGTGTTTCCATACTGCCTCTTAGGTACAAAACTATACTGTCGACGCTCAGCGATCTATCAAACCTACAAGGTCAACCTGCTCAAACCCTCAAGAGATCAGCCATTTCACTCTCTTGAGGGAAAAATAGGAAAAACCCGTAGCTTGTCAAATCTCAGGACTGCATTTTCCAGTGTTAGGGAAAGACGTTACCGTGACTAACTCAGAACATTGCCATTCCGCTCGCGCCCGTTTCGACGCAGGCATAGTGCCTGGCCTCCAAAATTTTGCGAGTGGAGGCCGTTTCTTAACCAGAGATTGACAGCTGTTGCGATCGCCCTCTGATAGAAGTTTAACCAAGGTCTTCACACAAAATGTTGAGACCGTGAAATGGCACAAGGGAAATCCCTGTTCTAACAGGAGTCTAGTAACTGGCTCAGTCTATTTCGTCTTCCTTAAGAAGTATCTGCCTATTTCCTAGGGAGGAGTAGGCAGTGGTGGCCACGCAACACCTTGGGGATTAGTTTGAGGGTTCTGCCCTACGGGCTGAAGATACGGCAAAGAATTGAGATTTTGCTATATCTTTGTGCCCTTCAGAAAGTCGTAGATCTTTTCTACAGAGCTAGTCTTTGAGTTTGCCCCCATTTTCGAGAGAGCCAGTGAGGTTCACTGGCCACTTAGGGTACAATAGTTTCCTTTATCAGTAGGGCCTTAAACTAGCACCTTTGCTTCGTATTCAGGTA
Encoded proteins:
- a CDS encoding SDR family oxidoreductase; the encoded protein is MDLKPLNQQVVVVVGASSGIGRDAALKLSQRGAKVVVAARNESGLASLVKEIQQLGGEAIAVTADVSQFEQVSAIADAAIASFGRIDTWVHCAAAGILAPFETMTIEEFRRVIDVTLMGQVYGAKVALPHLKQAGRGSLIAISSMEGRRALPLQSAYSTAKHGLEGFLESLRVELEHEGSTINVTSIKPAVINTPFYNHMRTKVGVKPTGIPPYYDPSLVTDAILYAAEHPIRDYIVGDVGRLLDWGQRLSPGLMDVALNLVGFRGQRTDDLKTPQAPDGLFEPMPGYEQVKGDFDNLTVPSLSDWLLKLIFGKRT
- a CDS encoding DUF2231 domain-containing protein; translation: METRETQQERQGGDVPYPNIPPLIDSRATEYHGTGITSTVAILGHPIHPIIVIFPVAFLSGVAGTDLGYWLTKGEFWAQASIWLLGVGILSGVAAAITGMFDFVRIPRARKRQAGWLHMGLNVAVLVLSIGNFALRLANPETSILPTGLILSWVVSVLLLASGWFGGELMFRHKVGIVGPGETHVS